In a genomic window of Tursiops truncatus isolate mTurTru1 chromosome 7, mTurTru1.mat.Y, whole genome shotgun sequence:
- the MMADHC gene encoding cobalamin trafficking protein CblD: protein MANVLCNRARLVSYLPGFCSLVKRVVNPRAFSTAGSSGSDESHVATAPPDICSRTVWPDETMGPFGPQDQRFQLPGNIGFDCHLNGTTSQKKSQVHKTLPDVLAEPLSSERHEFVMAQYVNEFQGNDVPVEQEINSAETYFESAKVECAIQTCPELLRRDFESLFPEVATNKLMILTVTQKTKNDMTVWSEEVETEREMLLEKFISGAKEICYALRAEGYWADFIDPSSGLAFFGPYTNNTLFETDERYRHLGFSVDDLGCCKVIRHSLWGTHVVVGSIFTNATPESHIMKKLSGN, encoded by the exons GTGCTCTGTAACAGAGCCAGACTGGTTTCCTATCTCCCAGGATTTTGCTCTTTAGTTAAAAGGGTTGTCAATCCCAGAGCCTTTTCAACTGCAGGATCTTCAGGTTCTGATGAGTCTCATGTGGCCACTGCACCTCCAGATATCT GCTCTCGAACAGTTTGGCCCGATGAAACTATGGGACCATTTGGACCTCAGGATCAGAGATTCCAGCTTCCTGGGAACATAGGTTTTGATTGTCACCTCAATGGGACCACATCACAGAAGAAAAGCCAGGTTCATAAAACTTTACCTGATGTTCTAGCAGAACCTTTATCGAGCGAAAGACATGAGTTTGTTATGGCACAATATGTGAATGAATTTCAG GGTAATGATGTACCTGTTGAGCAAGAAATTAACAGTGCGGAAACTTACTTTGAAAGTGCCAAAGTAGAGTGTGCAATCCAAACATGTCCGGAATTGCTGCGAAGAG ATTTTGAATCACTGTTTCCAGAAGTAGCCACCAACAAACTAATGATTCTGACTGTAACACAGAAAACTAAGAATGATATGACTGTTTGGAGTGAGGAGGtagaaactgaaagagaaatgctCTTAGAAAAG TTCATCAGCGGTGCTAAAGAAATTTGCTACGCCCTTCGAGCTGAAGGCTATTGGGCTGACTTTATTGACCCATCATCTGGTTTGGCA TTTTTTGGACCATATACAAACAACACTCTTTTTGAGACAGATGAACGCTATCGACATTTAGGATTCTCTGTTGATGATCTTGGTTGCTGTAAAGTGATTCGCCACAGTCTCTGGGGTACCCATGTGGTTGTAGGAAGTATCTTCACTAATGCAACACCAGAGAGCCATATTATGAAGAAATTAAGTGGAAACTAG